One genomic segment of Impatiens glandulifera chromosome 6, dImpGla2.1, whole genome shotgun sequence includes these proteins:
- the LOC124941894 gene encoding 60S ribosomal protein L22-2, with protein sequence MSRGSGAAAGGPKGKKKGVTFTIDCSKPVEDKIMEIASLEKFLQERIKVGGKAGALGDTVTISREKNKIIVTSDANFSKRYLKYLTKKYLKKNNVRDWLRVIAANKDRNVYELRYFNIAENEGEEED encoded by the exons ATGAGTCGAGGAAGTGGAGCTGCGGCCGGTGGCCCTAAGGGGAAAAAGAAGGGAGTAACTTTCACTATTGATTGTTCCAAGCCAGTAGAAGATAAGATCATGGAAATCGCCTCATTGGAGAAGTTCCTCCAGGAACGCATCAAAGTTGGGGGCAAGGCCGGTGCATTGGGCGATACAGTCACGATTTCCCGTGAGAAGAACAAGATCATTGTCACCTCTGATGCTAATTTCTCTAAGAG GTATCTCAAGTACCTTACAAAGAAgtatttgaagaaaaacaatGTGCGTGATTGGCTTAGAGTGATTGCAGCAAACAAAGACCGCAATGTTTATGAGTTGCGATACTTCAATATTGCGGAAAATGAGGGTGAGGAGGAAGATTAA